TGGCGGCCGACGCCGCGGTCGCGGCCGCCTACGGATCCGCGGGGGAGCGGTGCATGGCGATCTCGGCGGTCGTCGCCGTCGGTGACGTCGGTGACCGGCTGGTGCCCGCGATCGCCAAGCGCATGGCGGGCCTGCGGGTCGGGCCGGGCACCGACCCGACGTCGGAGATGGGGCCGCTTGTCACGCTCGAGCACCGCGACCGGGTCGCCGGGTACGTCGCGGCGGGTGCCGACGCAGGTGCCGAGGTGGTGGTCGACGGCCGTGGGCTGGCGGTCGAGGGCGCGGAGGAGGGGTTCTGGCTCGGGCCGTGCCTGCTCGACCACGTCCGGCCCGACATGACCGTCTACCGCGACGAGATCTTCGGTCCGGTGCTGTCGGTCGTGCGCGTCGACGACCACCGGCAGGCGATCCGGCTGGTCAACGACAACCCGTACGGCAACGGCACGGCGATCTTCACCGACTCGGGCACGGAGGCTCGCCGGTTCCAGCACGAGATCGAAGTCGGCATGGTCGGCATCAACGTGCCGATCCCGGTGCCGATGGCCTACTACTCGTTCGGTGGCTGGAAGCACTCGCTGTTCGGCGACACCCACGTCCACGGCACCGAAGGGGTGCACTTCTACACCCGCGGCAAGGTGGTGACGGCGCGCTGGCCCGAGACCCAGGGCCAGACCAGTCTCCACTTCCCGACTTCGTCCTGACGGAGCCGGGGCTGGGGGCAACGAGCGAACGAGACAGGGGACCCAGCCGGAGCCGGGGCTGGGGGGCAACGAGTGAGCGAAGCGAACGAGCGAGGGGAGGACCCAGCCGGAGCCGGGGCTGGGGGGCAACGAGTGAGCGAAGCGAACGAGACAGGGGACCCAGCCGAACATGACTGACCGAGCGATGTGGATCGGTGGCGAGCACGTCACCGCGGCCGAGTGGATCGACAGCCGTGATCCCGCGACGGAGGAGGTCGTCGGCCGGGTGCCCGCCGGCGGGGCCGCCGAGGTGGATCGCGCCGTCGCGGCGGCCCGGGACGCGTTCGACGGGTGGCGGTGGACGGCGGCCAACGATCGCGCCGAGCTGCTGCACGAGGCCTACGCCAAGTCGATGGCCCATCACGAGGAGCTCGTGGAGCTGCTCGTCCGCGAGCAGGGCAAGCCCCGCCCCGAACAGGAGGAGGAGGCGGAGTGGGCGCTGACCTCCCTGCGCTACTACGCCGAGCTGGGACGCAACGGGCTCGGGCGGGTCGTGCCGTCCGCCGAACCGCGCACGCAGCTCAACCTCGTGCTCAAGGAGCCGTACGGGGTCGTCGGCGCGATCGTGCCGTGGAACTACCCGTTGCTGCTGCTCTCGTGGAAGCTGGCACCGGCGCTGGCGGCCGGGAACACGGTGGTGATCAAGCCGTCGGAGCTGACGTCGCTGGTGACGCTGGAATGGATCGAGCGCTGCTTCGACCACTTCCCGCCCGGCGTGGTCAACGTCGTCACCGGCAACGGCGCAGACGCCGGCGAGGCCCTGGTCCGGCACCCCGACGTGCGGGTGGTGGCGATGACCGGGTCGGTCGCGACGGGGCAGCGCATCGCGTCGGTGGCGGCGCCGATGATGAAGCACCTGCACCTCGAGCTCGGCGGCAAGGACGCGTTCGTGGTCGCGCCCGACGCGGACCTGGGCAGCGCCGTCGACGCGCTCGCCTACGCGGCCCTGCTGAACGCGGGGCAGGTCTGTACGTCGTCGGAGCGGGTGTTCGTGCCCGCCGGCATGCGCGAGGACTTTGCCGAGGCGCTCACGGACAAGGTCGCGGCGCTGCGCCTCGGACACGGGCTCGAGGACGGCACGGACCTGGGTCCGCTGGCCGACGACCGCTTCCGTGACAAGGTCGACGCCCACGTGCGCGACGCGGTGGAGCGCGGCGCCAAGGTGCTCACCGGCGGCCGGCGCCCCGACCGGCCCGGGTACTTCTACGCTCCCACCGTGCTCGTCGACGTCGACGACGGCATGGTCATCATGACCGAGGAAACCTTCGGCCCGACCATCCCGCTGGCTTCCTACGACCGCTTCGACGAGGTCATCGACCGCGTCAACGCGTCCGAGATGGGCCTGGGAGCGACCCTGCGCTCGTCCGATCCGTTGCTGATCAAGCGGTTCTACGAGGGTGTCAAGGCCGGCACCGTCTGGATCAACGACCCGCTCACCGACAACTACGCGGGCCCGTTCGGCGGCATGAAGATGACCGGTGGGGGGCGCGAGCTCGGCCCCGAGGGGCTGGAGACCTTCCTCGAGACCAAGCACGTGCACTGGGACTTCGACCAGACCCGCAAGGACTGGTGGTTCCCCTACGCCTGACCGAGGAAACTGAACCGGTCCGCGTATGCCGGAGATCAGGCCCCACCGAGCCTCTGGGCCACCCGGATACGTCAGCACTGAACCGGTCCGGGTTGTCCGGAGGCTCTGGGGTGACCTGGGTTCGGGGGAGTCGGGTGGTTGGATTCTCATGCTGCGGAGCTCCTGGCTTGGCGGCTGCAGCATCACGACGGCCCACGCTCCGTTGCGGAACCTCAGCCGGCCCCAGAGGTGGGGAAGTTCAGTGAGCAGGTCAGGGAGTTTCTGTGAGCGCCGTCAGCAGGGGGGCGACGAGTTCGTTCGGCGCAAGATCGCGCTCGGAGTGGGGCCCGTAGTGGGGGCGGGGTTGAGGGTCTCGGAGAACTCGCGAGCCGGGGGCCACGGACCTGAAGGTCGGCGTTGCGCCGGTCGTGGGGCCGGGTATCCGTCTCGTCTATGTGCAGTATCAGCGCTTCCGGCTTCCCTGATGCCCCGGCGTGCGGCATCGTGCGCAGCGGGAGGAGAGTTGCATGCTGCGAACCAACGACCCGGCGGGTTTCGGACTCGGAACCTTCTCGGCTGGGGATTCGGGTGCATTTGCCGGACTTGTCCAAGGCGATGAGGTCATCGATCTCTCGACGCAGACGGACCGTCTCGGACTGATCGGCCCGATCAGCACACTCGTGCTCCTGGAGTCGTGGGACGAGCTGCTGCCGATCCTGCGGGAACTCGCAGCCGACCCAGGCGTCCCGCGACGACCGCTCGAAGGGCTCGAGGTCCACGCGCCGGTGCAACCGCGCCAGATTCTGCAGTCGGGGGCGAACTACCGCACGCACGTCATCGACCTGCATCTCGCCCACGCGGAACCGGCCGAAGGCCGCGACGAGGAGGAAGCGCGGGCCGAGGCCGAGGCGATCATGGACCGCCGAGCCGCCGAGGGTTCGCCGTACCTGTTCATCGGTCTGCCGAGTGCGGTCACCGGCCCGTACGACGACGTGCGACTCCCGGCGACCAGCGACCAGCACGACTGGGAGTTGGAGCTGGCAGCGGTGATCGGCCGAGAGGTCTACCGGGTCACCCCTGAACAGGCACTGTCCCACGTGGCCGGGTACACGATCGCCAACGACCTCACCACCCGTGACGCGGTCTTCCGGCGGGACATGCCGGCGATCGGCACCGATTGGCTGCAGTCGAAGAACTCGCCGGGGTTCACCCCGCTCGGTCCGTACCTGGTCCCCGCCGCGTTCGTGGGCGACCCGATGAACTTGCAGGTGACCCTGACGCTCAACGGTGACGTGATGCAGGACGCCTCGACCGAGGAGATGATCTTCGACGTGGCGGCACTGGTGGCCGCGGCCTCACAAACGGTCCGATTGCTGCCGGGCGATCTCCTGCTCACCGGGAGCCCGGCAGGCAACGGCATCGCCCTCGGCCGACTGCTTCGCGACGGCGACGTCATGGAGGGCCGCATCACGGGTCTCGGTATGCAACGAACCCGTGTCGTGGCCGAGGAGGTGGCGCAGTGAGCGACCAGGAACGCCAGGCGTTCACCATCGATCCCGCCGACCCGACCGCCGCGGTCGCGGCTGCGGCGGAGCGGTGCAGCAACTGGGGCCGGTGGGGTGAGGACGACGTCCTCGGAACGTTGAACTTCATCGATGCCCGCAAGCGCCGCGAGGCTGCCACCCTCGTCCGCGAGGGCGTGTCGTTCTCCCTCTCACAGCGCTTCGACGCCGACGGCCCTCAGAAGGGCTGGCGTCGCCGGACCAACCCGGTGCACACGATGCTCGACACCGGCACCGATGCCGAGGCGGGCGTCCAGGGCTTTCCGCACGGCATCGGTGGTGCCGACGGCGTGATCTCGATGCCGCTGCAATGCTCCACGCAGTGGGACGGGCTCGGTCACATCTTCGACCACGGTCGCGCCTGGAACGGACGGCGCGCAGGGGACGTGGTGACGAGCATGGGCGACCGGCTCACTGGCATCGAGACCGCAGCGTCCGCGATCGCGACGCGCGGTGTGCTTCTCGACGTGGGGCGTGCACTCGGTGAGAACGGGGAATTGCCCGACGG
The sequence above is a segment of the Egicoccus sp. AB-alg2 genome. Coding sequences within it:
- a CDS encoding aldehyde dehydrogenase; its protein translation is MTDRAMWIGGEHVTAAEWIDSRDPATEEVVGRVPAGGAAEVDRAVAAARDAFDGWRWTAANDRAELLHEAYAKSMAHHEELVELLVREQGKPRPEQEEEAEWALTSLRYYAELGRNGLGRVVPSAEPRTQLNLVLKEPYGVVGAIVPWNYPLLLLSWKLAPALAAGNTVVIKPSELTSLVTLEWIERCFDHFPPGVVNVVTGNGADAGEALVRHPDVRVVAMTGSVATGQRIASVAAPMMKHLHLELGGKDAFVVAPDADLGSAVDALAYAALLNAGQVCTSSERVFVPAGMREDFAEALTDKVAALRLGHGLEDGTDLGPLADDRFRDKVDAHVRDAVERGAKVLTGGRRPDRPGYFYAPTVLVDVDDGMVIMTEETFGPTIPLASYDRFDEVIDRVNASEMGLGATLRSSDPLLIKRFYEGVKAGTVWINDPLTDNYAGPFGGMKMTGGGRELGPEGLETFLETKHVHWDFDQTRKDWWFPYA
- a CDS encoding fumarylacetoacetate hydrolase family protein, producing MLRTNDPAGFGLGTFSAGDSGAFAGLVQGDEVIDLSTQTDRLGLIGPISTLVLLESWDELLPILRELAADPGVPRRPLEGLEVHAPVQPRQILQSGANYRTHVIDLHLAHAEPAEGRDEEEARAEAEAIMDRRAAEGSPYLFIGLPSAVTGPYDDVRLPATSDQHDWELELAAVIGREVYRVTPEQALSHVAGYTIANDLTTRDAVFRRDMPAIGTDWLQSKNSPGFTPLGPYLVPAAFVGDPMNLQVTLTLNGDVMQDASTEEMIFDVAALVAAASQTVRLLPGDLLLTGSPAGNGIALGRLLRDGDVMEGRITGLGMQRTRVVAEEVAQ
- a CDS encoding cyclase family protein, translated to MDPADPTAAVAAAAERCSNWGRWGEDDVLGTLNFIDARKRREAATLVREGVSFSLSQRFDADGPQKGWRRRTNPVHTMLDTGTDAEAGVQGFPHGIGGADGVISMPLQCSTQWDGLGHIFDHGRAWNGRRAGDVVTSMGDRLTGIETAASAIATRGVLLDVGRALGENGELPDGFAITPEHLDQTIAAQGPTSSVGRGDVLLVRTGQLARVRREGWGDYAGGDAPGLSFLTADWLHAAEIAGVATDTWGFEVRPNEFHESFQPLHQVAIPHIGLYVGEMWDFEALAAHCRDAKTWEFWLTAAPLPITGAVGSPVNPIAVL